Within Cloacibacillus sp., the genomic segment GAACAGGGCTGCAATCTGTGAAGCGTATAAAAATACGCATAAGTAGATGGCCCCAGATATGACGAACGTAGTTATCAGCGCATAGGATAAGAGCGCCTGTACGCTTGAACGACGTCCGGCGCCGTGACTGGCGCTCATCAGCGGCTGGATGCCCTGAGCTACTCCCGTATAGATGGCCGTCACAATCAATGACAGGTTGGCAATTACCCCGTAAGCGGCGACGCCGATGTTCCCCAGCAGTCTCAACACGAGAGTGTTGAATATTATCATTACGATGCCCGCGGACAGTTCTGTGACGAGCGACGGCAGTCCCGATGAAAAGATGTTTGTGACGGTTTTTCGCATTATTTTGCACTTTACAAGTTTGAAAGAATTTCTTTTCTTTAGAAAAAATGGCGCAAGTACGCCCATGCTGATGATAGGAGCCAGCCCCGTCGCGAAAGCCGCGCCAAAAATCCCCATTTGCAGAGGAAAAATAAAAATATAATCAAGCATGACATTTGAGAGGCTTCCGGTGATCATCGCGGCCATAGCCATTTGAGGGCTGCCGTCGTTCCTTACAAAACATAGAAGTACGTTGTTCAGCAAAAACATAGGTGCAAATAAAAGCAGCACTCGCAGATAGATCATGCTCATCTGAAAAACGTTCCCGCCGGCGCCAAGCGCTGCCGCGATTTTGCCAGAAAACAACGTCCCTGCCGCAAAAAAGAAAAACCCCAGCGAACAGGCAAGCATGACGGCGTTTGTGAAGGTGCGGTCCGCCGCGGCGTCTTCATTTTGGCTTTTAAAAATGGAAAATTTAGTGCCGCCCCCGATGCCTACCATAAGCCCAGCGCCGTTTATAAAGCTGTAGACTGGCAGCGCAAGGTTGAGCGCGGCGAGCCCGTTCGCCCCAAGCCCTTTTGAGACGAAATAGGTGTCTGCCAAAATATAGCAGGAAAGGGCTATCATTCCGGCTACATTGAGCGATGTATATTTTGCAAAGTCTTTCAAACAATCCGACGCCCGCATAAAACAAGCCTCCATGTAAAACCGCCGCAGAACTGTCGTAAGCGGCTCGCGCAAAAAACAAAACGCCCAAATCGTCATTCCTTCTAAGGCCTAATGGAATGGGATCGGACGCTTACCCGGCGGCAATTCAATATTAAAATTAATGTGATACAGTAAAACACAGCCGACGCGCGATGTCAATGCGCATGGAGGTCGGCAGCCGACGCGCAAAAAAACTCTGACGCGCCCGTGCGGCGCGGCGGCAAAAGGCGCGCAAAGCACGGCTTTCGCCGCCGCACAGAGGGTGATGGGAAGGTTACCGCTCCTTTTTTGCCAGCGCGTCGATTTTAAGCGAAAGCAGATAGATGACGTCGGAAAGCCTGTTCAAAAATTTGAAGCCCTTTTCGTCGATGCGGCCGTCTCTGTACAGCGGGACCGCGATTCTTTCAGCGCGCCTTGCTATTGTGCGCGCCATGTGCAGCGCCGCGCCGCAGCGGGAGTCGCCGGGGCGTACGAAGCTCATGCCGCCCTCCGGCAGATCCTCCGAGATGCGGGCCGCCATGTTTTCGAGGATAGCCGCGTCTGGCTCGTCGTAATCGCATTTCGCAAAATAGGCCATCGCGCCGAAGAGGTAGTCCTCCAGGAACAACAGGTCGCGGGCCGCCGCCTCATCATCGCACATCGCGCGCGCAAGCCCCAGCGCCGCCTGGCATTCGTCCAGCGTACCGTAAAGTTCTACGCGCGGGTCGTCCTTTGCGACGCGCTCGCCGTTTGCCAGAGAGGTAGTGCCCTTGTCGCCGCCCTTTGTTATCACATTGATGTGCGCCATCTATTTATCTCCTTCTTTGCGTTCGCCGGCCTCTTCGTCGCCGCAGCCGCTCGCGCAGCTGTCGCAGTCTCCGCAGTGGCATGAACATTCATGCTGTGATTTAAAAGCCGTGCGCAGCACAGCCTCCATGAAAAATTCTTCGGGCAGCGTCTGGCATATCTCTCCGCCGAAGCTCGTAAATGTGCGGCATGGAAATTCCTGTCCCGACGGCGTTTTGCATTCGGGACACGGGGTGTAGTCCAGTTCGAGCATGAGGACGTTTTCGATCGGAGTTTCCGGGGTATCGCCATCCGCGCATTCTATCGTCACCATGTTGCCCATCATGAGATTATCTTCAGTCAGGTCGTCCATGATCATCTTGCGCAGTTTGAGCTTGAAGCCAAGCGGGATCATCTTGGGCGCCATGCGC encodes:
- a CDS encoding MATE family efflux transporter, giving the protein MKDFAKYTSLNVAGMIALSCYILADTYFVSKGLGANGLAALNLALPVYSFINGAGLMVGIGGGTKFSIFKSQNEDAAADRTFTNAVMLACSLGFFFFAAGTLFSGKIAAALGAGGNVFQMSMIYLRVLLLFAPMFLLNNVLLCFVRNDGSPQMAMAAMITGSLSNVMLDYIFIFPLQMGIFGAAFATGLAPIISMGVLAPFFLKKRNSFKLVKCKIMRKTVTNIFSSGLPSLVTELSAGIVMIIFNTLVLRLLGNIGVAAYGVIANLSLIVTAIYTGVAQGIQPLMSASHGAGRRSSVQALLSYALITTFVISGAIYLCVFLYASQIAALF
- a CDS encoding cob(I)yrinic acid a,c-diamide adenosyltransferase, with protein sequence MAHINVITKGGDKGTTSLANGERVAKDDPRVELYGTLDECQAALGLARAMCDDEAAARDLLFLEDYLFGAMAYFAKCDYDEPDAAILENMAARISEDLPEGGMSFVRPGDSRCGAALHMARTIARRAERIAVPLYRDGRIDEKGFKFLNRLSDVIYLLSLKIDALAKKER
- a CDS encoding DUF2703 domain-containing protein yields the protein MKTITLTHYAVKDIEPTPWNETWDNLMKFAARMAPKMIPLGFKLKLRKMIMDDLTEDNLMMGNMVTIECADGDTPETPIENVLMLELDYTPCPECKTPSGQEFPCRTFTSFGGEICQTLPEEFFMEAVLRTAFKSQHECSCHCGDCDSCASGCGDEEAGERKEGDK